A stretch of Sphingorhabdus sp. YGSMI21 DNA encodes these proteins:
- a CDS encoding SH3 domain-containing protein, whose translation MTKFKPVSAMMTATAIISIVASTAPAAAKDNSVEVVKCDASHGTIAITDGDTQGWNKFGLSSPRGMLGAIVQESGCFTLHTGADGQPTDYLLSAIAGSQEEVDQTMNVAKTALTEGLVRSGAATTVLSKVPMGGALVGMFGGLGGKKKTITAGLRLMNPANGQTLIAGSGQSRKSTIKILGRSDWVAASQGQFGQYGSSKDGKMVTSAFIEAFNGLASQAGALATVQQAAAITAPATASYTVAVETKMLASASATAPEVRALRADTELLPTGNKAGLFVEVTDNYGTKGWVSVEDLR comes from the coding sequence ATGACAAAGTTCAAACCAGTTTCAGCGATGATGACGGCCACCGCGATTATATCGATTGTCGCTTCCACGGCGCCAGCCGCCGCGAAAGACAATAGCGTCGAAGTGGTTAAATGCGACGCATCCCATGGAACCATCGCAATCACCGACGGCGACACCCAAGGCTGGAACAAATTCGGCCTGTCGAGCCCGCGCGGCATGCTGGGCGCGATCGTTCAGGAATCGGGATGTTTTACACTCCATACGGGAGCCGACGGCCAGCCGACCGACTATCTTCTATCCGCCATCGCCGGTTCCCAGGAAGAGGTGGACCAGACGATGAACGTCGCGAAGACGGCGCTGACCGAAGGGCTGGTCCGGTCCGGTGCAGCCACCACGGTGCTGAGCAAGGTTCCGATGGGCGGCGCGCTGGTGGGAATGTTCGGCGGCCTCGGCGGCAAAAAGAAGACGATCACCGCCGGCCTGCGACTGATGAATCCGGCCAATGGCCAGACGCTGATCGCCGGCAGTGGACAAAGCCGGAAATCGACCATCAAGATACTCGGCAGAAGCGACTGGGTAGCGGCCAGCCAGGGGCAGTTCGGGCAATATGGCAGTTCGAAAGACGGCAAGATGGTCACCAGCGCTTTCATCGAGGCCTTTAACGGACTGGCTTCGCAGGCCGGTGCGCTGGCGACGGTGCAGCAGGCTGCGGCTATCACTGCACCAGCGACCGCCAGTTACACGGTTGCCGTGGAGACCAAGATGCTGGCCAGTGCATCAGCCACTGCTCCGGAGGTCCGGGCCCTGCGTGCGGATACCGAATTGCTTCCAACCGGCAACAAGGCCGGCCTGTTTGTCGAAGTGACCGACAATTACGGCACGAAGGGGTGGGTTTCAGTCGAAGATCTGCGTTAA